In the Hordeum vulgare subsp. vulgare chromosome 7H, MorexV3_pseudomolecules_assembly, whole genome shotgun sequence genome, one interval contains:
- the LOC123410850 gene encoding triacylglycerol lipase 2-like yields MILQNLMSTSLFLMSLLVLLLDSNPCTALSWRNNSLVDDIGVPCPISPHPFTMCKSEAEAFGYPCEDHKVTTEDGYILSLKRIPHGHDTDNSTGDQKTRQPILLFHGLFVDGVSWLLGTPEQSLGFILADGGFDVWLANTRGTNTSRKHTSLSPKNPAFWDWSWDQIAEYDLPAVLEFVYHHTGRQKVHYIGHSLGTLIILAAFSEHKLLHLVRSAVLLCPIAYLSRTRSDLTRLAAQMFLAEAVYLIGIHEFNPVGKAAAELLAKVCGDPTVDCTDVFSALAGPDCCLNKSTTCAFMLHAPQPTSVRNLIHLSQMVRSDGIRRYDYGNAKENMKHYKMPRPPLYNLSSIPTHVPMLLTHGGQDFLGDVPDTRHLLRTLVRSHDADNIEVQYLPDYAHADFVIAYNAPRLVYEPMVDFFKRH; encoded by the exons ATGATTCTACAGAACTTGATGTCTACGAGTTTATTCCTAATGAGTTTGTTGGTTCTTTTGCTTGACTCTAACCCCTGCACAGCTCTCTCATGGAGGAACAATAGCTTAGTGGATGATATTGGTGTACCGTGTCCAATTTCTCCGCATCCCTTTACTATGTGCAAGTCAGAGGCAGAAGCTTTCGGCTATCCATGTGAAGATCACAAG GTCACAACAGAAGATGGATATATTCTTAGTTTAAAAAGGATTCCTCATGGTCATGATACCGATAACTCAACCGGGGATCAGAAGACAAGGCAACCAATACTGCTATTCCACGGGCTTTTTGTG GATGGCGTTTCTTGGCTACTGGGTACACCAGAACAATCACTTGGCTTTATTTTGGCAGACGGTGGGTTTGATGTTTGGCTAGCGAACACTCGTGGAACTAATACCAGCCGCAAACATACATCGCTGTCCCCAAAAAATCCG GCTTTCTGGGATTGGTCGTGGGACCAAATTGCTGAATATGATCTTCCAGCCGTGCTTGAGTTTGTTTATCACCACACAGGACGTCAAAAAGTCCACTATATCGGTCACTCACTG GGAACCTTGATTATTCTGGCAGCCTTCTCTGAGCACAAGTTACTACACTTGGTTCGATCAGCTGTGTTGCTCTGCCCAATTGCTTATCTGAGCAGAACTAGATCCGATCTCACCCGGCTTGCTGCTCAAATGTTCCTGGCAGAA GCAGTTTACTTGATAGGTATTCATGAGTTCAATCCTGTTGG AAAAGCTGCAGCTGAACTTCTAGCCAAAGTATGTGGCGACCCTACAGTTGACTGCACGGATGTATTTTCTGCTCTTGCAG GACCGGACTGTTGCCTCAATAAATCTACTACATGTGCCTTCATGCTGCATGCTCCACAGCCTACGTCTGTCAGAAACCTTATTCACTTGTCGCAGA TGGTCAGAAGCGATGGGATCAGAAGGTACGACTATGGCAATGCCAAGGAAAACATGAAGCATTACAAGATGCCACGCCCTCCGCTGTACAACCTCTCATCCATTCCAACCCATGTCCCGATGCTCCTGACGCATGGCGGCCAGGACTTCCTTGGCGATGTCCCTGACACCAGGCACCTCCTGAGGACGCTGGTCAGAAGCCATGACGCCGATAACATTGAGGTGCAATACTTGCCCGACTACGCTCATGCTGACTTTGTGATAGCCTATAATGCTCCACGCCTCGTATATGAACCGATGGTCGACTTCTTTAAACGTCACTGA